One window of the Zea mays cultivar B73 chromosome 3, Zm-B73-REFERENCE-NAM-5.0, whole genome shotgun sequence genome contains the following:
- the LOC100216960 gene encoding Protein CROWDED NUCLEI 4 (The RefSeq protein has 5 substitutions compared to this genomic sequence), translating to MASPRSAGGDEAIWMKLREAGFDEDAVRRRDKAALIGYISRLESEIYEYQHNLGLILLERKELTSKYEQLKASFEATEIILKRERASQQSALSETRKREENLKKNLAIQKECISNLEKALHDMRGETAEIKVSYEAKLAESLQMMETAQKKFDEAEEKLLTAKSLEADCIRTRNTSLRRLQDIEDREDQLRRYQTSFELENASKEKEIDLLRKSFDATKKILHEKEQCLLKEQVLLNQRDDSILERLAYITHSEKRLKEEKLNLEDERKVLLEEKNKLDLNMQAIISREEAIIQKESILDKRESELLILQETIASKERAEIERLRQEEEIALVRRRQEFDTDMEIKLTSFEEEIDARKALLDQRETTINEKEDAVAQREQNLNLRFAELANKEESLVKKSDELREEEKRLSSERETLHIDLQKEKEEIHNMKLDLEKEKSFFEEEKREAIQAQENLAITQNEREDLQSLQVKLKDEIDSLRAQKVDLMADAERLLSEKERFEIEWELIDEKKEELQKEAARIAEERRVIDEHLKSEFDIIKQEKEDLRVQLKISTESLAHEHAEFMNKMQQEHASWLSRIQLEREDLKKDIDIQRTELLNSAKARQMEIDSYLREKEEEFEQKKSKELEYINSEKETISSKLEHVRLELQKLEEERKRSMLERERREEELSETKKTIDALNEQREKLQEQRKLLHSDRKSITQQMQLLNELEELKIESENRQLSLRQCGKSKHAGVENLEDNGVHLSPDEDQNASPKQTTVKKLEVSPSVSTPISWVKKCAQVIFKRSPEKSADPNNDIPPKLGNVNDCTSLATAYSDGLFACHLENGAEKVPQAIDGLKVGKKRLNNALSHGDSEISQPKRKQQKSATQILRVIGGEIDSNCSPSVLEEKCSKNEHDAVPVGLCGKGPQNPQAEHSEDISVSASEPSNGPGVVDSEDKDGADEESDDEGEDEEEEKTSSAKKLWRFLIT from the exons ATGGCGAGCCCGCGCTCGGCCGGCGGTGACGAGGCGATCTGGATGAAGCTGCGCGAGGCCGGGTTCGACGAGGACGCTGTCAGGCGCCGCGACAAGGCGGCCCTCATCGGCTACATCTCGCGGCTCGAGTCCGAG ATCTATGAATATCAGCACAATCTTGGGCTTATTTTATTGGAGCGGAAGGAGTTGACGTCCAAATACGAACAACTCAAAGCTTCTTTTGAAGCCACTGAGATCATACTCAAGCGAGAGCGAGCTTCGCAGCAGTCTGCTTTATCTGAAACAAGAAAGAGGGAAGAAAACCTAAAAAAAAATCTAGCCATTCAGAAGGAGTGCATATCAAAT CTTGAAAAGGCACTTCATGATATGCGCGGGGAAACAGCTGAAATAAAAGTTTCATATGAAGCAAAACTGGCTGAATCCCTTCAAATGATGGAGACGGCACAGAAAAAGTTTGATgaagcagaagagaaacttctcacTGCAAAATCATTAGAAGCAGACTGCATTCGAACTCGCAACACCTCTCTGAGAAGACTGCAAGACATTGAAGATCGCGAAGATCAGCTAAGAAGATACCAAACATCTTTTGAACTTGA GAATGCATCGAAAGAGAAAGAGATTAACCTCCTGAGGAAATCGTTGGATGATACCAAAAAAATTTTGCATGAAAAGGAGCAATGTTTACTGAAAGAACAAGTACTTCTTAATCAGAGGGATGACAGCATCCTTGAGAGACTTGCGTACATAACTAGCTCAGAGAAAAGGTTGGAGGAGGAAAAGTTAAATCTCGAAGATGAAAGAAAGGTTCTTTTGGAAGAGAAAAATAAGCTGGATCTGAACATGCAGGCAATTATATCCAGGGAGGAA GCTATAATTCAGAAGGAATCCATACTTGACAAACGTGAAAGTGAACTATTGATTCTCCAAGAGACCATTGCAAGCAAAGAAAGG GCTGAAATAGAAAGGCTCCGTCAAGAGGAAGAAATTGCCTTGGTGAGGAGGAGGCAGGAATTTGACACTGACATGGAAATTAAGCTCACTTCTTTTGAGGAAGAGATTGATGCAAGGAAAGCCTTGCTCGATCAAAGGGAAACCACCATCAATGAGAAGGAGGATGCAGTGGCGCAAAGGGAACAGAATCTCAACCTTAGGTTTGCTGAGTTAGCGAACAAGGAAGAATCTTTGGTGAAGAAATCAGATGAGTTAAGGGAGGAAGAGAAAAGGCTCTCCTCTGAGAGAGAGACACTGCACATTGATCTGCAAAAAGAAAAGGAGGAAATTCATAACATGAAATTGGATTTAGAGAAGGAAAAATCTTTCTTTGAGGAGGAGAAGCGTGAAGCGATTCAAGCTCAGGAGAATCTAGCAATAACCCAAAATGAGCGAGAAGATTTACAAAGTTTGCAGGTGAAACTTAAAGATGAAATTGATAGTCTGAGAGCCCAAAAGGTTGACCTAATGGCTGATGCAGAAAGgctattatcagaaaaagaaaggtTTGAGATTGAATGGGAGTTGATCGATGAGAAGAAGGAGGAACTACAAAAGGAGGCAGCCAGGATTGCTGAAGAACGAAGAGTAATAGATGAGCATCTCAAGAGCGAATTTGATATTATCAAACAAGAAAAGGAAGATCTCCGTGTTCAGTTAAAAATTAGTACAGAATCCCTTGCTCATGAACATGCTGAATTCATGAATAAGATGCAGCAAGAGCATGCTAGTTGGCTTAGCAGGATACAATTAGAAAGAGAAGATCTGAAGAAAGATATTGATATCCAGAGAACCGAGTTACTGAATTCTGCAAAGGCTAGGCAGAtggaaatagattcatatttGAGGGAAAAAGAAGAGGAGTTTGAACAGAAAAAATCCAAGGAACTTGAATACATCAATTCTGAAAAGGAAACTATCAGCTCAAAACTAGAACATGTCAGGCTTGAATTGCAAAAACTTGAGGAGGAGAGGAAAAGGTCTATGCTGGAGCgagagagaagagaggaagagcTGTCTGAAACAAAGAAGACTATAGACGCGCTTAATGAGCAACGCGAGAAGTTACAAGAGCAAAGAAAACTGCTTCATTCAGACCGAAAATCAATTACACAGCAAATGCAGCTGCTTAATGAGTTAGAAGAGCTGAAGATTGAATCTGAGAACAGGCAACTGTCTTTGAGACAGTGTGGGAAATCAAAGCATGCTGGTGTGGAAAACCTGGAAGACAACGGTGTTCACCTGTCTCCTGATGAGGATCAAAATGCTAGTCCAAAACAAACTACTGTAAAGAAATTGGAAGTGTCCCCTTCAGTCTCCACACCAATTTCTTGGGTTAAAAAATGTGCTCAGGTGATATTCAAACGCTCTCCAGAGAAGAGTGCTGATCCCAACAATGATATACCTCCAAAGTTGGGAAATGTCAATGACTGTACCTCCTTAGCTACTGCCTATTCAGATGGATTGTTTGCTTGTCACCTGGAAAATGGTGCTGAGAAAGTACCACAAGCTATCGACGGTCTGAAAGTTGGGAAAAAGAGGCTTAATAATGCACTCTCTCATGGTGACTCCGAAATTTCACAGCCAAAACGCAAGCAGCAAAAGAGCGCTACTCAGATTTTGAGAGTGATTGGAGGAGAAATTGATTCCAACTG CAGCCCATCAGTTCTAGAAGAAAAATGTTCAAAGAATGAACATGATGCAGTCCCAGTTGGTTTGTGTGGGAAGGGACCACAAAATCCCCAAGCAGAGCATTCAGAGGATATTTCAGTG TCTGCATCTGAACCGTCGAACGGACCTGGTGTTGTGGACTCTGAGGACAAGGATGGAGCAGATGAGGAGTCTGACGATGAAGGCGAGGACGAGGAGGAAGAGAAGACGTCATCGGCGAAGAAGCTGTGGCGTTTCCTCATCACATGA
- the LOC100216960 gene encoding protein CROWDED NUCLEI 4 isoform X1, with translation MASPRSAGGDEAIWMKLREAGFDEDAVRRRDKAALIGYISRLESEIYEYQHNLGLILLERKELTSKYEQLKASFEATEIILKRERASQQSALSETRKREENLKKNLAIQKECISNLEKALHDMRGETAEIKVSYEAKLAESLQMMETAQKKFDEAEEKLLTAKSLEADCIRTRNTSLRRLQDIEDREDQLRRYQTSFELENASKEKEINLLRKSLDDTKKILHEKEQCLLKEQVLLNQRDDSILERLAYITSSEKRLEEEKLNLEDERKVLLEEKNKLDLNMQAIISREEAIIQKESILDKRESELLILQETIASKERAEIERLRQEEEIALVRRRQEFDTDMEIKLTSFEEEIDARKALLDQRETTINEKEDAVAQREQNLNLRFAELANKEESLVKKSDELREEEKRLSSERETLHIDLQKEKEEIHNMKLDLEKEKSFFEEEKREAIQAQENLAITQNEREDLQSLQVKLKDEIDSLRAQKVDLMADAERLLSEKERFEIEWELIDEKKEELQKEAARIAEERRVIDEHLKSEFDIIKQEKEDLRVQLKISTESLAHEHAEFMNKMQQEHASWLSRIQLEREDLKKDIDIQRTELLNSAKARQMEIDSYLREKEEEFEQKKSKELEYINSEKETISSKLEHVRLELQKLEEERKRSMLERERREEELSETKKTIDALNEQREKLQEQRKLLHSDRKSITQQMQLLNELEELKIESENRQLSLRQCGKSKHAGVENLEDNGVHLSPDEDQNASPKQTTVKKLEVSPSVSTPISWVKKCAQVIFKRSPEKSADPNNDIPPKLGNVNDCTSLATAYSDGLFACHLENGAEKVPQAIDGLKVGKKRLNNALSHGDSEISQPKRKQQKSATQILRVIGGEIDSNCPSVLEEKCSKNEHDAVPVGLCGKGPQNPQAEHSEDISVSASEPSNGPGVVDSEDKDGADEESDDEGEDEEEEKTSSAKKLWRFLIT, from the exons ATGGCGAGCCCGCGCTCGGCCGGCGGTGACGAGGCGATCTGGATGAAGCTGCGCGAGGCCGGGTTCGACGAGGACGCTGTCAGGCGCCGCGACAAGGCGGCCCTCATCGGCTACATCTCGCGGCTCGAGTCCGAG ATCTATGAATATCAGCACAATCTTGGGCTTATTTTATTGGAGCGGAAGGAGTTGACGTCCAAATACGAACAACTCAAAGCTTCTTTTGAAGCCACTGAGATCATACTCAAGCGAGAGCGAGCTTCGCAGCAGTCTGCTTTATCTGAAACAAGAAAGAGGGAAGAAAACCTAAAAAAAAATCTAGCCATTCAGAAGGAGTGCATATCAAAT CTTGAAAAGGCACTTCATGATATGCGCGGGGAAACAGCTGAAATAAAAGTTTCATATGAAGCAAAACTGGCTGAATCCCTTCAAATGATGGAGACGGCACAGAAAAAGTTTGATgaagcagaagagaaacttctcacTGCAAAATCATTAGAAGCAGACTGCATTCGAACTCGCAACACCTCTCTGAGAAGACTGCAAGACATTGAAGATCGCGAAGATCAGCTAAGAAGATACCAAACATCTTTTGAACTTGA GAATGCATCGAAAGAGAAAGAGATTAACCTCCTGAGGAAATCGTTGGATGATACCAAAAAAATTTTGCATGAAAAGGAGCAATGTTTACTGAAAGAACAAGTACTTCTTAATCAGAGGGATGACAGCATCCTTGAGAGACTTGCGTACATAACTAGCTCAGAGAAAAGGTTGGAGGAGGAAAAGTTAAATCTCGAAGATGAAAGAAAGGTTCTTTTGGAAGAGAAAAATAAGCTGGATCTGAACATGCAGGCAATTATATCCAGGGAGGAA GCTATAATTCAGAAGGAATCCATACTTGACAAACGTGAAAGTGAACTATTGATTCTCCAAGAGACCATTGCAAGCAAAGAAAGG GCTGAAATAGAAAGGCTCCGTCAAGAGGAAGAAATTGCCTTGGTGAGGAGGAGGCAGGAATTTGACACTGACATGGAAATTAAGCTCACTTCTTTTGAGGAAGAGATTGATGCAAGGAAAGCCTTGCTCGATCAAAGGGAAACCACCATCAATGAGAAGGAGGATGCAGTGGCGCAAAGGGAACAGAATCTCAACCTTAGGTTTGCTGAGTTAGCGAACAAGGAAGAATCTTTGGTGAAGAAATCAGATGAGTTAAGGGAGGAAGAGAAAAGGCTCTCCTCTGAGAGAGAGACACTGCACATTGATCTGCAAAAAGAAAAGGAGGAAATTCATAACATGAAATTGGATTTAGAGAAGGAAAAATCTTTCTTTGAGGAGGAGAAGCGTGAAGCGATTCAAGCTCAGGAGAATCTAGCAATAACCCAAAATGAGCGAGAAGATTTACAAAGTTTGCAGGTGAAACTTAAAGATGAAATTGATAGTCTGAGAGCCCAAAAGGTTGACCTAATGGCTGATGCAGAAAGgctattatcagaaaaagaaaggtTTGAGATTGAATGGGAGTTGATCGATGAGAAGAAGGAGGAACTACAAAAGGAGGCAGCCAGGATTGCTGAAGAACGAAGAGTAATAGATGAGCATCTCAAGAGCGAATTTGATATTATCAAACAAGAAAAGGAAGATCTCCGTGTTCAGTTAAAAATTAGTACAGAATCCCTTGCTCATGAACATGCTGAATTCATGAATAAGATGCAGCAAGAGCATGCTAGTTGGCTTAGCAGGATACAATTAGAAAGAGAAGATCTGAAGAAAGATATTGATATCCAGAGAACCGAGTTACTGAATTCTGCAAAGGCTAGGCAGAtggaaatagattcatatttGAGGGAAAAAGAAGAGGAGTTTGAACAGAAAAAATCCAAGGAACTTGAATACATCAATTCTGAAAAGGAAACTATCAGCTCAAAACTAGAACATGTCAGGCTTGAATTGCAAAAACTTGAGGAGGAGAGGAAAAGGTCTATGCTGGAGCgagagagaagagaggaagagcTGTCTGAAACAAAGAAGACTATAGACGCGCTTAATGAGCAACGCGAGAAGTTACAAGAGCAAAGAAAACTGCTTCATTCAGACCGAAAATCAATTACACAGCAAATGCAGCTGCTTAATGAGTTAGAAGAGCTGAAGATTGAATCTGAGAACAGGCAACTGTCTTTGAGACAGTGTGGGAAATCAAAGCATGCTGGTGTGGAAAACCTGGAAGACAACGGTGTTCACCTGTCTCCTGATGAGGATCAAAATGCTAGTCCAAAACAAACTACTGTAAAGAAATTGGAAGTGTCCCCTTCAGTCTCCACACCAATTTCTTGGGTTAAAAAATGTGCTCAGGTGATATTCAAACGCTCTCCAGAGAAGAGTGCTGATCCCAACAATGATATACCTCCAAAGTTGGGAAATGTCAATGACTGTACCTCCTTAGCTACTGCCTATTCAGATGGATTGTTTGCTTGTCACCTGGAAAATGGTGCTGAGAAAGTACCACAAGCTATCGACGGTCTGAAAGTTGGGAAAAAGAGGCTTAATAATGCACTCTCTCATGGTGACTCCGAAATTTCACAGCCAAAACGCAAGCAGCAAAAGAGCGCTACTCAGATTTTGAGAGTGATTGGAGGAGAAATTGATTCCAACTG CCCATCAGTTCTAGAAGAAAAATGTTCAAAGAATGAACATGATGCAGTCCCAGTTGGTTTGTGTGGGAAGGGACCACAAAATCCCCAAGCAGAGCATTCAGAGGATATTTCAGTG TCTGCATCTGAACCGTCGAACGGACCTGGTGTTGTGGACTCTGAGGACAAGGATGGAGCAGATGAGGAGTCTGACGATGAAGGCGAGGACGAGGAGGAAGAGAAGACGTCATCGGCGAAGAAGCTGTGGCGTTTCCTCATCACATGA